The proteins below are encoded in one region of Paenarthrobacter ilicis:
- a CDS encoding energy-coupling factor transporter transmembrane component T family protein — MRDALNLRGNHALLTRANPLAKFAAVFLISLVLALSIDWVSASTALVAELALFPLAGLTLRLLWQRAWPLIIAAAIGGWSTAIVAADSGAVLLDVGLWSISEGSLQLGLGFMLRGLAIALPAILLMTCTDPTDLADALAQKAKLPHRFVLGSLAAMRLVGLMADEWQTIGMARRARGVGSHGGPLQRIKATLGQSFGLLVQAVRRASRLAVTMEARGFGAGQRTWARESTYSFLDAWVLLGGVVIAAGAVLTAVGAGTWSFVWR; from the coding sequence ATGAGGGATGCCTTGAACCTGCGGGGTAACCACGCCCTCCTGACCCGAGCCAACCCCCTGGCCAAGTTCGCGGCGGTTTTCCTGATCTCCCTGGTGCTGGCACTTTCCATTGACTGGGTGTCCGCGTCCACGGCGCTGGTGGCGGAGCTGGCCCTGTTCCCACTGGCCGGATTGACGTTGCGGCTCTTGTGGCAGCGGGCCTGGCCGCTGATCATCGCGGCAGCCATCGGTGGCTGGAGTACAGCGATCGTGGCAGCTGACAGCGGTGCTGTACTGCTCGACGTCGGGCTCTGGTCCATCAGCGAAGGTTCCCTTCAGCTGGGGCTGGGTTTCATGCTGCGCGGTTTGGCGATTGCCCTTCCGGCCATCCTCCTGATGACCTGTACGGATCCCACGGACCTGGCCGACGCGCTGGCCCAGAAGGCCAAATTGCCGCACCGGTTTGTGCTGGGATCCCTGGCGGCGATGCGCCTTGTGGGCCTCATGGCTGACGAATGGCAGACGATCGGCATGGCGCGGAGGGCCCGGGGCGTCGGGTCCCACGGCGGGCCCTTGCAACGGATCAAAGCAACGCTGGGGCAGAGCTTCGGATTGCTGGTCCAAGCTGTTCGCCGGGCGTCGCGGCTGGCGGTGACCATGGAGGCACGCGGTTTTGGCGCTGGTCAGCGGACCTGGGCGCGCGAATCGACGTACTCATTCCTGGATGCGTGGGTGCTGCTGGGCGGGGTGGTCATTGCCGCGGGTGCCGTGCTGACCGCAGTGGGTGCCGGGACCTGGAGCTTCGTCTGGCGGTAG
- a CDS encoding monovalent cation/H+ antiporter complex subunit F — MKDFVLIATAVILGLAAAGAIVRIAIGPSLLDRVLASDVLLAILGAALAVDMAVNRHLNNLMLLVALAVIGFIGSVTVARFVAERREQNNES, encoded by the coding sequence AAGGACTTTGTTCTGATCGCGACGGCGGTGATCCTGGGTTTGGCCGCTGCCGGCGCCATTGTGCGGATCGCCATTGGCCCGTCCCTGCTGGACCGCGTGCTGGCATCCGATGTTCTGCTGGCCATCCTCGGCGCGGCACTGGCTGTGGACATGGCCGTGAACCGGCACCTCAACAACCTGATGCTGCTGGTGGCGTTGGCCGTGATTGGTTTCATCGGATCAGTGACCGTTGCCCGCTTTGTGGCCGAGCGGAGGGAACAGAACAATGAGTCCTGA
- a CDS encoding DUF4235 domain-containing protein: MNLFFKLIGAGVSLGAGFVGTKLVNKGWEKATGNKPPMGNDDMESSLRSALTFALISAIVSSLIQVLASRGTQRAISRFSKSQDIV; the protein is encoded by the coding sequence ATGAATCTCTTCTTCAAGCTGATCGGTGCCGGAGTGAGCCTCGGAGCAGGCTTCGTTGGAACCAAACTCGTCAATAAAGGGTGGGAAAAAGCCACTGGCAACAAGCCGCCCATGGGCAACGATGACATGGAATCGAGCCTGCGCTCCGCGCTGACGTTCGCTTTGATTTCTGCCATCGTCAGCTCGCTGATCCAGGTGCTCGCCAGCAGGGGCACCCAGCGCGCGATTTCCCGTTTCTCCAAGTCACAGGACATCGTCTAA
- a CDS encoding ABC transporter ATP-binding protein, whose amino-acid sequence MRDTTTSGNPARPAAIAAEGWGWRHSGRSQPAIHGLDLRIEPGERVLLLGPSGAGKSTLLHALAGVLGDEEDDSDETGTLLIDGGAPRGQRGRAGLMQQDPETQVVLSRVGDDVAFGAENLAVPRDEIWARVHEALDDVGLRTAAGVGVALDHPTAALSGGQKQRLALAGILAMRPGLLLLDEPTANLDPAGVLEVRDAVARCLDKTGATLVVVEHRVSVWKDLVDRIVVLQPGAQGGGVLLDGPPEQVLTEARTMLMSAGVWVPGYVPTTRARSNESVTAPLLLATQDLAVSREKPRRKGFKTIPPVPVQAGISAQVREGRALTITGPNGAGKSTFALTLAGLLAPVSGTVSAAVELSAGAGIDPYAWKAKQLIPRIGTVFQEPEHQFVTGKVLDELMFGPRHLGHGQERVDELLERLRLTHLVDANPYTLSGGEKRRLSVATVLAAHPKVLVLDEPTFGQDANTWAELASFLSELLDAGTSVVSVTHDQEFSAVLGGTELRLGPLRLTEATPQEAGAA is encoded by the coding sequence ATGCGCGACACCACCACCAGCGGTAACCCTGCACGGCCTGCCGCCATCGCCGCCGAGGGCTGGGGATGGCGGCACTCCGGCCGGTCCCAGCCTGCCATCCACGGCCTGGATCTGCGCATCGAACCGGGGGAGCGCGTCCTGTTGCTGGGCCCCTCCGGTGCCGGCAAGTCCACGCTCCTGCATGCCCTGGCCGGGGTACTGGGGGACGAAGAAGACGATTCCGACGAAACCGGCACACTGCTGATCGACGGCGGGGCGCCGCGCGGGCAGAGGGGCCGCGCCGGCCTCATGCAGCAGGACCCCGAGACGCAGGTGGTGCTCTCCCGCGTTGGCGACGACGTCGCGTTCGGCGCCGAGAACCTCGCCGTTCCACGGGACGAAATCTGGGCCCGCGTGCACGAAGCGCTCGACGACGTCGGGTTGCGTACCGCAGCCGGCGTCGGTGTGGCCCTGGATCACCCGACGGCGGCACTCTCCGGAGGGCAGAAGCAGCGGCTGGCGCTCGCCGGCATTTTGGCGATGCGTCCAGGACTCCTCCTGCTGGACGAGCCCACGGCCAACCTGGATCCGGCCGGGGTTCTGGAAGTCCGTGACGCGGTGGCCCGTTGCCTGGACAAGACCGGTGCCACGCTGGTTGTGGTGGAGCACAGGGTCTCCGTGTGGAAGGACCTGGTGGACAGGATTGTTGTCCTGCAGCCGGGTGCCCAGGGCGGCGGTGTGTTGCTGGACGGTCCGCCTGAACAGGTGCTGACCGAAGCCCGGACCATGCTGATGTCCGCCGGGGTGTGGGTTCCGGGGTACGTCCCCACGACCCGTGCCCGCAGCAATGAATCCGTCACGGCGCCGCTCCTCCTGGCAACCCAGGATCTCGCGGTGTCCAGGGAGAAACCACGCCGCAAGGGTTTCAAGACCATTCCTCCGGTTCCGGTTCAAGCCGGCATCAGTGCCCAGGTCCGGGAAGGGCGTGCCCTCACCATCACGGGTCCCAACGGTGCGGGAAAATCGACGTTCGCGCTGACGTTGGCCGGCCTGCTGGCACCCGTATCCGGCACGGTGAGTGCCGCCGTCGAGCTGTCCGCGGGCGCCGGAATTGACCCGTATGCGTGGAAGGCGAAACAGCTGATCCCACGGATCGGAACGGTGTTCCAGGAGCCGGAGCACCAGTTTGTCACCGGCAAAGTGCTGGACGAGTTGATGTTCGGACCCAGGCATCTTGGCCATGGCCAGGAGCGCGTGGACGAATTGCTGGAACGGCTGAGGCTCACCCACTTGGTGGATGCCAACCCGTACACCCTGTCCGGCGGCGAAAAGCGTCGCCTAAGCGTCGCCACGGTGCTGGCTGCCCACCCGAAGGTTCTGGTGTTGGACGAGCCGACGTTCGGCCAGGACGCCAACACTTGGGCCGAGCTGGCGTCCTTTCTGTCCGAGTTGCTGGATGCCGGAACGTCCGTGGTGTCCGTAACCCACGATCAGGAGTTCAGCGCGGTGCTGGGCGGAACCGAATTGCGGCTGGGACCCCTGCGGCTCACTGAAGCAACACCCCAGGAAGCAGGTGCGGCATGA
- a CDS encoding ECF transporter S component, whose amino-acid sequence MTTVSVKKTSYNWRVVDIVVAALIAIAGGVIFWAWSQGAALVSIPLNATYPPLTGLLAGGWMIPAVLGMLIIRKPGAALFCEAVAATGELIMGSQYGTTVLISGILQGLGAELIFAAFRYKKFNLPTSLLAGAGAGLFCGLNDSFLPWGWNIAYEAIDKLTYITFTTVSGAIIAGGLSWLATRGLATTGVLSSFASRKAATEPAFR is encoded by the coding sequence ATGACCACGGTAAGCGTGAAGAAGACCAGTTATAACTGGCGTGTAGTAGACATTGTGGTGGCGGCCTTGATCGCGATCGCCGGCGGCGTGATTTTCTGGGCCTGGTCCCAGGGTGCAGCGCTTGTTTCCATTCCCCTGAACGCCACGTATCCGCCGCTGACCGGCTTGCTTGCCGGTGGTTGGATGATTCCCGCAGTGCTGGGCATGCTCATTATCCGCAAGCCCGGCGCGGCGCTGTTCTGCGAGGCCGTGGCAGCTACAGGTGAGCTGATCATGGGCTCCCAGTACGGCACCACGGTCCTCATCTCGGGAATCCTGCAGGGCCTGGGCGCCGAATTGATCTTCGCGGCGTTCCGCTACAAGAAGTTCAACCTGCCCACATCCCTGCTGGCCGGTGCCGGTGCCGGGCTCTTCTGCGGCCTCAACGATTCCTTCCTTCCTTGGGGTTGGAACATCGCCTACGAGGCAATCGACAAGCTCACCTACATCACCTTCACCACGGTGTCCGGCGCGATCATTGCTGGCGGACTGTCCTGGCTGGCCACCAGGGGACTGGCCACCACGGGTGTGCTCAGCTCCTTTGCCTCGCGCAAGGCCGCGACGGAGCCAGCCTTCCGCTGA
- a CDS encoding GNAT family N-acetyltransferase, which translates to MNTTAPDFSVRTPVYSDELEGWGSLRLVPLDPSQDIHFLYEWVTQPRAKFWGMTGHTREHVQEIYEFLDSLETHHAFLVVLDGEPLALFQTYEPLHDPVGEAYPAREEDIGMHLLLAPATRPIPHFTPRLATSLIKYMFSLPGKDRIVVEPDSRNAKALRRLEATCFEFGPIIQLADKEAQLGFLTRAGFDEVQDKQDEVQAKQ; encoded by the coding sequence ATGAACACCACAGCACCGGACTTCTCTGTCCGCACACCCGTTTACTCCGATGAGCTGGAGGGCTGGGGTTCCCTGCGGCTTGTGCCCTTGGATCCAAGCCAGGACATCCACTTTCTCTACGAGTGGGTCACCCAGCCCCGGGCCAAGTTCTGGGGGATGACCGGACACACCCGCGAACACGTCCAGGAAATCTACGAGTTCCTGGACTCCCTGGAAACCCACCACGCCTTCCTGGTGGTCCTCGATGGCGAGCCGCTGGCCCTGTTCCAAACGTACGAGCCACTGCACGACCCCGTGGGCGAGGCCTACCCCGCGCGGGAAGAAGACATAGGGATGCACCTGCTGCTGGCTCCGGCCACGCGTCCCATTCCGCACTTCACGCCGCGGCTTGCAACCTCGCTCATCAAGTACATGTTCTCCCTGCCCGGCAAGGACAGGATTGTGGTGGAGCCCGATTCCCGCAACGCCAAAGCGCTCCGCCGTTTGGAAGCCACCTGCTTCGAGTTCGGGCCCATCATCCAGCTCGCGGACAAGGAAGCCCAGCTGGGATTCCTGACCCGTGCGGGGTTCGACGAAGTCCAGGACAAGCAGGATGAGGTTCAGGCAAAGCAATAA
- the mnhG gene encoding monovalent cation/H(+) antiporter subunit G, which produces MSPDATGIDVVIDVVTAVFLVVGALMSLGAAVGLLRFPDLMSRMHAATKPQVLGLFLMLSAIGLQMRTWWVWPVLVVAWIFQLLTAPVSAHMVGRSAYRTKHGHREMLTKDDLEAVVQRAAAGQEPHSDV; this is translated from the coding sequence ATGAGTCCTGACGCCACCGGAATCGATGTTGTTATTGACGTGGTCACCGCTGTTTTTCTGGTGGTGGGAGCTCTCATGAGCCTGGGTGCGGCCGTGGGTTTGCTGCGCTTCCCGGACCTGATGAGCCGCATGCACGCCGCCACCAAGCCGCAGGTGCTGGGTTTGTTCCTGATGTTGTCCGCAATAGGGCTCCAGATGCGGACCTGGTGGGTGTGGCCGGTCCTGGTGGTGGCGTGGATCTTCCAGTTGCTCACGGCGCCGGTGTCCGCCCATATGGTGGGGCGCTCGGCCTACCGCACCAAGCACGGGCACCGCGAAATGCTCACCAAGGATGACTTGGAAGCCGTCGTCCAGAGGGCAGCTGCCGGGCAAGAGCCTCACTCTGACGTTTAA
- a CDS encoding NUDIX hydrolase produces MTDLADSQPAAAEPRLAASVILLRDANHGLEAFVQHRVNTMDFAPGMVVFPGGRVDPADSSGWDYPADLLKRHAADWQETSLNADPGQADVSAGTVLAAAIREVQEESGLTIEPEDLRPWANWITPVDMPKRFDTFFYVARPLSSHQPQHQTTEAWQSLWMPVAGILEAEATGSLKMMPPTYYLLKEIAGFSSVDAVWSAQHSVAPVLGPPGSLAAFLKERENRE; encoded by the coding sequence ATGACAGACCTTGCCGATTCCCAGCCCGCAGCGGCCGAGCCGCGCCTGGCCGCCAGCGTGATCCTGCTCCGCGACGCCAACCATGGACTGGAAGCCTTCGTCCAGCACAGGGTGAACACCATGGACTTCGCCCCGGGCATGGTGGTTTTTCCCGGCGGGCGGGTTGATCCGGCGGACAGTTCCGGGTGGGATTATCCGGCGGACCTCCTGAAGCGTCACGCCGCGGACTGGCAGGAGACTTCACTCAACGCAGATCCTGGGCAGGCGGATGTCAGCGCCGGCACCGTGTTGGCAGCCGCCATCAGGGAGGTCCAGGAAGAGTCGGGGCTCACCATCGAGCCGGAGGATCTGCGCCCTTGGGCCAACTGGATCACTCCGGTGGACATGCCCAAGAGGTTCGATACCTTCTTCTATGTGGCAAGGCCGTTGTCCAGCCACCAACCGCAGCACCAAACCACTGAGGCGTGGCAGTCACTGTGGATGCCTGTGGCGGGGATCCTGGAAGCGGAGGCCACTGGATCGCTGAAGATGATGCCACCCACGTATTACCTGCTGAAGGAAATTGCAGGCTTCAGCAGCGTGGATGCAGTGTGGTCCGCCCAGCACTCCGTAGCGCCTGTCCTGGGACCGCCGGGTTCCCTGGCTGCTTTCCTTAAGGAGCGCGAAAACCGGGAGTAG